One window of Zalophus californianus isolate mZalCal1 chromosome 3, mZalCal1.pri.v2, whole genome shotgun sequence genomic DNA carries:
- the CXCR4 gene encoding C-X-C chemokine receptor type 4 isoform X1, with protein sequence MDGFRIDPSDNYTEDDLGSGDYDSMKEPCFREENAHFNRIFLPTVYSIIFLTGIVGNGLVILVMGYQKKLRSMTDKYRLHLSVADLLFVLTLPFWAVDAVANWYFGKFLCKAVHVIYTVNLYSSVLILAFISLDRYLAIVHATNSQRPRKLLAEKVVYVGVWIPALLLTIPDFIFANVREADGRYICDRFYPNDSWLVVFQFQHIMVGLILPGIVILSCYCIIISKLSHSKGYQKRKALKTTVILILAFFACWLPYYIGISIDSFILLEIIKQGCEFESTVHKWISITEALAFFHCCLNPILYAFLGAKFKTSAQHALTSVSRGSSLKILSKGKRGGHSSVSTESESSSFHSS encoded by the exons ATGGACGGGTTCCGT ATAGACCCTTCAGATAACTACACAGAAGATGACTTGGGCTCAGGCGACTATGACTCCATGAAGGAACCCTGCTTCCGGGAGGAAAATGCCCATTTCAACCGAATCTTTCTGCCCACGGTCTACTCCATCATCTTCTTGACTGGCATAGTGGGCAATGGATTGGTCATCCTGGTGATGGGTTACCAGAAGAAACTGAGAAGCATGACAGACAAGTACAGACTGCACCTGTCTGTGGCAGACCTCCTTTTTGTCCTCACGCTTCCCTTCTGGGCAGTTGATGCTGTGGCGAATTGGTACTTCGGAAAGTTCCTGTGCAAGGCAGTCCATGTCATCTATACAGTCAACCTCTATAGCAGTGTTCTCATCCTGGCCTTCATCAGTCTGGACCGGTACTTGGCTATTGTCCATGCCACCAACAGTCAGAGGCCAAGGAAGCTGTTGGCTGAAAAGGTGGTCTACGTTGGCGTCTGGATACCTGCTCTCCTGTTGACCATTCCTGATTTCATCTTTGCCAATGTCAGGGAGGCCGATGGGAGGTATATCTGTGACCGCTTCTATCCCAACGACTCGTGGTTGGTGGTGTTCCAGTTCCAGCACATCATGGTTGGCCTTATCCTGCCAGGCATCGTCATCCTGTCCTGCTACTGCATTATCATCTCCAAGCTGTCACACTCTAAGGGCTACCAGAAGCGCAAGGCCCTCAAGACCACAGTTATCCTCATTCTGGCTTTCTTTGCCTGCTGGCTGCCCTACTACATTGGGATCAGCATTGATTCCTTCATCCTCCTGGAAATCATCAAGCAAGGATGTGAGTTTGAGAGCACTGTGCACAAGTGGATTTCCATCACTGAGGCCCTAGCCTTTTTCCACTGCTGCCTGAACCCCATCCTCTATGCCTTCCTTGGAGCCAAATTTAAAACCTCTGCTCAGCATGCACTCACCTCTGTGAGCAGAGGGTCCAGCCTCAAGATCCTTTCCAAAGGGAAGCGGGGAGGACATTCTTCTGTTTCAACCGAGTCCGAGTCTTCAAGTTTTCACTCCAGCTAA
- the CXCR4 gene encoding C-X-C chemokine receptor type 4 isoform X2, whose translation MKEPCFREENAHFNRIFLPTVYSIIFLTGIVGNGLVILVMGYQKKLRSMTDKYRLHLSVADLLFVLTLPFWAVDAVANWYFGKFLCKAVHVIYTVNLYSSVLILAFISLDRYLAIVHATNSQRPRKLLAEKVVYVGVWIPALLLTIPDFIFANVREADGRYICDRFYPNDSWLVVFQFQHIMVGLILPGIVILSCYCIIISKLSHSKGYQKRKALKTTVILILAFFACWLPYYIGISIDSFILLEIIKQGCEFESTVHKWISITEALAFFHCCLNPILYAFLGAKFKTSAQHALTSVSRGSSLKILSKGKRGGHSSVSTESESSSFHSS comes from the coding sequence ATGAAGGAACCCTGCTTCCGGGAGGAAAATGCCCATTTCAACCGAATCTTTCTGCCCACGGTCTACTCCATCATCTTCTTGACTGGCATAGTGGGCAATGGATTGGTCATCCTGGTGATGGGTTACCAGAAGAAACTGAGAAGCATGACAGACAAGTACAGACTGCACCTGTCTGTGGCAGACCTCCTTTTTGTCCTCACGCTTCCCTTCTGGGCAGTTGATGCTGTGGCGAATTGGTACTTCGGAAAGTTCCTGTGCAAGGCAGTCCATGTCATCTATACAGTCAACCTCTATAGCAGTGTTCTCATCCTGGCCTTCATCAGTCTGGACCGGTACTTGGCTATTGTCCATGCCACCAACAGTCAGAGGCCAAGGAAGCTGTTGGCTGAAAAGGTGGTCTACGTTGGCGTCTGGATACCTGCTCTCCTGTTGACCATTCCTGATTTCATCTTTGCCAATGTCAGGGAGGCCGATGGGAGGTATATCTGTGACCGCTTCTATCCCAACGACTCGTGGTTGGTGGTGTTCCAGTTCCAGCACATCATGGTTGGCCTTATCCTGCCAGGCATCGTCATCCTGTCCTGCTACTGCATTATCATCTCCAAGCTGTCACACTCTAAGGGCTACCAGAAGCGCAAGGCCCTCAAGACCACAGTTATCCTCATTCTGGCTTTCTTTGCCTGCTGGCTGCCCTACTACATTGGGATCAGCATTGATTCCTTCATCCTCCTGGAAATCATCAAGCAAGGATGTGAGTTTGAGAGCACTGTGCACAAGTGGATTTCCATCACTGAGGCCCTAGCCTTTTTCCACTGCTGCCTGAACCCCATCCTCTATGCCTTCCTTGGAGCCAAATTTAAAACCTCTGCTCAGCATGCACTCACCTCTGTGAGCAGAGGGTCCAGCCTCAAGATCCTTTCCAAAGGGAAGCGGGGAGGACATTCTTCTGTTTCAACCGAGTCCGAGTCTTCAAGTTTTCACTCCAGCTAA